The following are from one region of the Paenibacillus protaetiae genome:
- a CDS encoding ABC transporter permease — MTNIAHRNKRRRLRRFIPLYIMLLPGLAYLAINNYMPLFGLSIAFKDINFRKGIWHSDWIGFQNFEYLFKTSDAWIITRNTLLYNAVFIVLGLAMAVAVAILLNEIKNRFASRLYQSVIILPFLISIILVSYLVYAMLSMDTGFINKTVLPALGLDPINWYNEPKYWPYILTIVNLWKGTGYSCIVFLAAIIGIDPEYYEAAKLDGASKWMQIRKITIPMITPVIIMLTLLGIGRIFYSDFGLFYQVPMNSGALFSTTNVIDTYVFRGLMQLGDIGMSSAAGFYQSLVGFVLVLISNYVVRKINKENALF; from the coding sequence ATGACTAACATCGCACACCGCAACAAAAGAAGGCGTCTTCGCCGGTTTATACCGCTGTACATTATGCTTCTGCCGGGACTTGCTTATTTGGCCATCAACAACTATATGCCTTTGTTTGGTTTGTCGATCGCCTTTAAGGATATCAATTTCCGCAAAGGAATTTGGCATAGCGACTGGATCGGGTTCCAAAACTTCGAATATTTGTTTAAAACGAGCGACGCATGGATTATTACACGCAATACGCTGCTGTACAATGCGGTATTTATTGTTCTCGGGTTAGCGATGGCTGTCGCTGTAGCGATATTGCTCAACGAGATCAAAAACAGGTTTGCATCCCGCTTGTATCAAAGCGTCATTATATTGCCGTTTCTGATCTCCATCATATTGGTCAGCTATCTCGTATATGCAATGCTGAGCATGGATACGGGTTTTATTAACAAAACCGTTCTTCCGGCTCTTGGACTTGATCCGATCAACTGGTACAACGAGCCGAAATATTGGCCGTACATTTTGACCATCGTGAATTTGTGGAAAGGCACGGGGTATTCCTGCATTGTATTCCTTGCAGCCATCATCGGGATAGACCCGGAATATTATGAAGCCGCCAAGCTGGACGGTGCTTCCAAATGGATGCAAATCCGCAAAATTACGATCCCGATGATTACGCCTGTCATCATTATGCTCACTTTGCTTGGTATCGGCCGCATTTTTTATTCCGACTTCGGGTTGTTCTATCAAGTACCGATGAATTCCGGCGCGTTGTTCTCGACAACGAACGTTATCGACACCTACGTATTCCGCGGACTGATGCAGCTCGGCGACATCGGCATGTCGTCTGCGGCGGGCTTCTATCAATCTTTGGTCGGGTTCGTGCTTGTCCTGATCTCCAATTATGTCGTCCGCAAAATCAACAAAGAAAACGCCTTGTTCTAA